The following are encoded together in the Lactuca sativa cultivar Salinas chromosome 1, Lsat_Salinas_v11, whole genome shotgun sequence genome:
- the LOC111915741 gene encoding protein ACCUMULATION AND REPLICATION OF CHLOROPLASTS 6, chloroplastic, protein MEALGHLRIGVCVPLSTPFPTSNTKKHLKPHAISGGPSSSNTVSSSFSASKWAHRLFSDFQFLPTTNNADPNDLTATTLTPPYPPTLSTAPDRHVSIPIDFYRVLGAEAHFLGDGIRRCYEARALKPPQYGYSDDALISRRQILQAACETLANPSSKREYNKGLADEEFDTILTDVPWDNVPGALCVLQEAGEDELVLEIGESLLKERLPKSFKQDVVLAMALSYVEISRDTMALSPPDYIKGCELLERALKLLQEEGASSLAPDLQAQIDETLEEINPRYVLELLALPLDDEYRTRRMEGLQGVRNILWAVGGGGAAAVAGGFTREDFMNEAYLRMTAAEQVELFVATPGNIPAESFEVYGVALALVAQAFMDKKPHLIQDADNLFQQLQQIKVTPLGNSSLYNIKESREIDFALERGLCSLLVGEVDECRSWLGLNNENSHYRDPSITTFVMENSQDDPENDLLPGLCKLLETWLMEVVFPRFRETTDVQFRLVDYYDDPVVLRYLERLAGVGGSPLAAAAAIARIGAGATAVLDSVKIGAIKALQKVFPVGETESVRREFDDSFVVESELDRRQDGGFPVDVITVDEIKEQEMITYRIKDAAVKIMCGGVVVGLLTLAGLKLMPSKRGPSSTTNKEVGSAMASDVINVAGESVSEDAVEIPRMDARLAESLVRKWQTIKSQALGPDHCHEKLSEILDGQMLKIWQERAIEIGEHSWFWDYSLLNITIDSVTISLDGGLAVVEATLEESAQLTDLTNPENNDSYNSTYTTRYEMSHDAKAGWKITKGAVLKS, encoded by the exons ATGGAAGCTCTCGGCCACCTGAGAATCGGCGTCTGTGTTCCGTTGTCCACCCCGTTTCCGACTTCAAACACTAAGAAACACCTAAAACCGCACGCTATCAGCGGTGGACCTAGTAGCAGTAATACCGTTTCCAGTAGCTTCTCCGCTAGCAAATGGGCCCACCGTCTCTTTTCCGACTTCCAATTCCTGCCCACGACCAATAATGCCGACCCTAACGACCTAACCGCCACTACCCTCACTCCACCCTACCCTCCCACGCTCTCTACCGCCCCTGACCGCCACGTGTCTATCCCCATCGACTTCTACCGAGTGCTCGGCGCGGAGGCTCACTTCCTCGGAGACGGAATTAGAAGATGTTATGAAGCTAGAGCTTTGAAACCACCTCAGTATGGCTATAGTGACGATGCATTGATTAGCCGGAGGCAGATTCTTCAAGCAGCTTGTGAAACCCTAGCAAACCCTAGCTCGAAAAGAGAATATAATAAAGGGCTTGCAGATGAAGAATTCGATACAATCCTCACCGATGTTCCATGGGACAAT GTTCCTGGAGCCCTGTGTGTATTGCAAGAAGCTGGAGAGGATGAATTAGTGCTTGAAATTGGTGAAAGTTTACTGAAAGAGAGACTACCCAAATCATTTAAGCAAGATGTTGTGTTGGCAATGGCACTGTCCTATGTTGAAATTTCAAGGGACACAATGGCCTTGTCTCCTCCAGATTATATCAAGGGTTGTGAATTGTTGGAGAGGGCACTGAAGTTATTACAG GAAGAAGGTGCAAGCAGCCTTGCACCAGATCTACAAGCACAAATTGATGAAACTTTGGAAGAGATAAACCCACGTTATGTTCTAGAGCTTCTGGCCTTACCTCTTGATGATGAATACAGAACAAGAAGAATGGAAGGTCTTCAAGGTGTACGCAATATTTTATGGGCAGTTGGAGGAGGTGGTGCCGCCGCTGTTGCTGGCGGTTTTACACGTGAAGATTTCATGAATGAAGCCTATTTGAGGATGACAGCAGCGGAGCAG GTTGAACTCTTTGTAGCCACACCAGGTAACATCCCAGCAGAAAGTTTTGAAGTTTATGGAGTTGCTTTAGCACTTGTAGCACAAGCTTTCATGGATAAAAAGCCTCATCTTATTCAAGATGCAGACAATTTATTTCAACAACTTCAACAAATCAAAGTAACCCCATTAGGCAATTCATCTCTTTACAACATTAAAGAAAGCCGTGAGATTGATTTCGCATTAGAAAGAGGTCTCTGTTCGCTTCTAGTAGGTGAAGTAGACGAATGTCGTTCATGGTTAGGCTTAAATAATGAAAACTCACATTACCGGGACCCGTCTATCACTACATTTGTCATGGAAAATTCCCAAGATGACCCTGAAAACGACCTCCTTCCAGGCCTTTGTAAGCTCCTAGAAACATGGTTAATGGAGGTTGTGTTTCCAAGATTCCGGGAGACAACGGATGTGCAATTTAGGCTTGTGGATTACTATGATGATCCGGTTGTACTAAGATATTTGGAACGGCTGGCGGGAGTTGGTGGTTCACCGTTGGCGGCTGCCGCTGCCATTGCGAGGATCGGTGCCGGAGCTACTGCGGTTCTTGATAGCGTAAAGATAGGGGCAATTAAGGCGTTACAGAAGGTTTTCCCTGTTGGTGAAACAGAGAGTGTTAGGCGTGAGTTTGATGATTCTTTTGTGGTGGAGAGTGAGTTGGACAGGCGGCAGGATGGCGGTTTTCCGGTGGATGTGATTACTGTTGATGAGATTAAGGAACAAGAAATGATTACTTATAGGATAAAAGATGCTGCGGTGAAGATTATGTGTGGTGGGGTGGTGGTGGGGCTGTTGACTTTGGCTGGATTGAAACTTATGCCATCCAAGAGAGGCCCTTCTTCTACTACCAACAAAGAAGTTGGTTCAGCTATGGCTTCCGATGTCATCAACGTGG CAGGGGAGTCTGTAAGTGAAGATGCTGTAGAAATTCCTAGAATGGATGCAAGACTTGCAGAAAGTCTAGTTCGCAAGTGGCAGACCATTAAATCCCAGGCCCTTGGACCTGATCATTGCCATGAAAAATTGTCAGAG ATATTGGATGGTCAGATGCTGAAGATCTGGCAAGAAAGAGCAATTGAAATTGGTGAACACAGTTGGTTTTGGGACTACAGTCTCTTAAATATTACAATTGACAGTGTCACCATCTCCCTTGATGGAGGCCTAGCTGTTGTTGAAGCAACCCTGGAAGAGTCTGCTCAGTTGACAGATTTGACCAACCCTGAAAACAATGACTCGTATAATTCAACCTACACAACCAGGTACGAGATGTCACATGATGCTAAAGCAGGATGGAAGATCACAAAAGGAGCCGTCCTCAAATCATAA
- the LOC111915738 gene encoding aldehyde oxidase GLOX — MAFPSPVFHLVLLLLLLHSPPCPATSGGSWSLLLPTIGISAMHMQLLPTDRVVIYDRTDFGTSNISLRDGKCRPKSTDCSAHSVEYDVLHNSVRPLMVLTDVWCSSGTLMPDGTLVQTGGTYEGDRVVRVYKSCDDCDWQEIQSGLSQSRWYATNHILPDGRQIIIGGRQAFNYEFYPKISSTENAPSLPFLVQTNEPNIENNLYPFVFLNTDGHFFIYANDRAILFDYVRNQVVKTYPTIPGGDPRNYPSTGSAVLLPLRVVQGKTSDVEVLICGGAPKEAFVNANNGKFDGALDTCGRIKISDPNPQWVMETMPLARVMGDMLLLPNGNVLIINGGSAGVAGWELGRDPVLCPVIYQPNNRIGSRFELQKRTTIPRMYHSTAILLRDGRVLVGGSNPHDKYEFANVLYPTELSLEAFSPAYLDPSSSKLRPSIISPRTVIHHGERMFIRFNVLCPVDPNLVSVTMVAPPFNTHSFSMSQRLLILDTGNTTVAVGESHYEVSVITPGSVNVAPPGNYILFVVYQGIPSEGIWVCIQ; from the coding sequence ATGGCTTTCCCCTCTCCAGTCTTTCATCTAgttctcctcctcctcctcctccattcGCCACCATGTCCAGCTACCTCCGGTGGATCATGGTCCCTCCTCCTCCCAACCATTGGCATCTCCGCCATGCACATGCAACTCCTCCCCACCGACCGTGTCGTCATATACGACCGCACCGATTTCGGCACCTCCAACATCTCTCTCCGGGATGGTAAATGCCGCCCCAAATCCACCGACTGCTCCGCCCACTCCGTTGAGTATGATGTCCTCCATAACTCTGTCCGTCCACTCATGGTCCTCACTGACGTATGGTGTTCATCGGGGACATTAATGCCCGATGGGACACTAGTCCAGACAGGTGGAACATATGAAGGAGATCGGGTTGTCCGTGTTTATAAATCATGTGATGATTGTGATTGGCAGGAGATACAATCTGGACTGAGTCAGTCAAGATGGTACGCCACTAATCACATACTGCCTGACGGCCGCCAAATCATTATTGGTGGCCGTCAGGCATTTAATTACGAATTTTACCCCAAGATCTCGTCAACCGAGAATGCTCCTAGCTTGCCGTTTTTGGTTCAGACCAATGAACCAAATATCGAAAATAATTTATACCCATTTGTGTTTTTAAACACAGACGGACATTTTTTCATTTATGCGAACGATCGCGCTATTTTATTCGATTATGTTCGGAATCAAGTCGTCAAGACTTACCCAACAATACCCGGTGGCGACCCGAGGAATTACCCGAGCACCGGTTCTGCGGTACTACTCCCACTGCGTGTTGTACAAGGGAAAACAAGTGATGTTGAAGTTTTAATTTGTGGGGGTGCACCTAAGGAAGCTTTTGTTAATGCAAATAATGGAAAATTTGATGGTGCTTTGGATACTTGTGGCAGGATAAAAATATCCGACCCGAATCCACAATGGGTCATGGAAACCATGCCTTTAGCACGTGTCATGGGTGATATGTTATTATTACCAAATGGTAACGTTTTGATTATCAATGGCGGATCCGCGGGGGTTGCGGGTTGGGAACTAGGGCGGGACCCGGTTTTATGCCCGGTAATCTATCAGCCTAACAATCGAATTGGATCTCGGTTCGAGTTGCAGAAACGAACCACCATACCTCGAATGTATCATTCCACTGCTATTCTGCTTCGAGATGGTCGGGTTCTTGTAGGTGGTAGTAACCCACATGATAAATATGAGTTTGCCAACGTACTTTATCCCACTGAATTAAGCTTGGAGGCATTTTCACCAGCTTATTTGGATCCAAGCTCATCAAAATTACGCCCATCTATAATCTCACCTAGAACCGTGATCCATCACGGCGAACGGATGTTCATCCGGTTCAATGTTTTATGCCCCGTGGATCCGAATTTGGTCTCGGTCACAATGGTGGCTCCACCATTTAACACACATTCATTTTCCATGAGTCAAAGGCTGTTGATACTAGATACTGGAAACACCACAGTAGCAGTCGGGGAATCTCACTACGAAGTAAGTGTGATAACACCGGGATCTGTTAATGTTGCTCCGCCGGGGAATTACATTTTATTTGTGGTCTATCAAGGCATTCCAAGTGAAGGCATTTGGGTTTGCATACAATAA
- the LOC111915739 gene encoding protein DECREASED SIZE EXCLUSION LIMIT 1, with the protein MSKRPPPDPVAVLRGHRASVMDVCFHPSQNLVFSGSSDGELRIWDSVQHRTISSAWVHSAAHGIISVSTSPSIGNNRVISQGKDGTVKCWDIDHGELSRTPSITIDANTYHFCKLSLVKRPSADTIKSEKKGHHHVTEAIEVSDQISSHDIQEEDQQNVVENSNTFQGFDHVEGRPYVAMAGSELSEVELWDLNAAERFARLPHSSTASTNQFTKGKGMCMAVEAFLVPQQQGFLHVLAGYEDGTMGWWDLRNPEVPLTSVRFHSEPVLSLSLDEMMNGGISGGADDKIVLFTLDHSLGSCVMKKEINLERPGIAGTSIRADGKIFGTAGWDHRIRIYNYKKGNPLAILKYHRATCNAISFAADCKKMASASEDTTVALWELYPST; encoded by the exons ATGAGCAAGAGACCACCACCTGACCCAGTGGCAGTGTTGAGAGGCCATCGTGCTTCTGTCATGGATGTATGTTTCCATCCTTCTCAAAACTTGGTATTCTCAGG CTCTTCAGATGGTGAATTACGAATTTGGGACAGCGTGCAACATCGAACTATCTCATCTGCATG GGTACATAGTGCAGCACATGGGATTATAAGTGTTTCAACCAGTCCCTCAATTGGAAACAATAGAGTTATAAG CCAGGGCAAGGATGGAACTGTTAAGTGTTGGGATATTGATCATGGGGAATTGTCAAG GACACCTTCCATCACAATTGATGCAAACACCTATCACTTCTGCAAGCTTTCATTAGTAAAGAGGCCTTCTGCTGACACAATAAAATCAGAAAAGAAGGGACATCATCACGTGACAGAAGCCATTGAAGTTTCTGATCAAATAAGTTCTCATGACATCCAAGAAGAGGATCAACAGAATGTGGTAGAAAATTCCAACACATTTCAAG GTTTTGACCATGTGGAAGGGCGTCCATATGTGGCTATGGCTGGATCAGAGCTATCTGAG GTTGAATTATGGGATCTCAATGCTGCAGAAAGGTTTGCAAGGTTACCACATTCTTCTACTGCCTCCACAAATCAATTTACTAAAGGGAAAG GTATGTGCATGGCAGTTGAAGCTTTTTTGGTACCTCAACAACAGGGATTTCTACATGTCTTAGCAGG TTATGAGGATGGAACAATGGGTTGGTGGGATTTAAGGAATCCTGAGGTTCCATTAACTTCTGTGAGGTTTCATTCAGAACCAG TTCTAAGCTTGTCACTGGATGAGATGATGAACGGAGGCATTTCAGGAGGTGCAGATGATAAAATTGTCTTATTTACTTTGGATCATTCATTG GGTTCTTGCGTGATGAAAAAAGAAATCAATTTGGAGCGACCCGGCATAGCTGGTACTTCCATCCGTGCAGATGGTAAAATATTCGGGACTGCTGGCTGGGATCATAG GATCAGAATATATAATTACAAAAAAGGAAATCCTTTGGCGATATTAAAGTATCACCGTGCCACG TGCAATGCGATTTCGTTTGCTGCAGATTGCAAAAAAATGGCGTCAGCATCTGAAGACACTACTGTGGCACTTTGGGAGCTTTATCCTTCTACTTGA